One window from the genome of Desulforamulus ruminis DSM 2154 encodes:
- a CDS encoding sensor histidine kinase, translating to MRGVSGHGITDKNVSIFVERVTRAQEDERLRISRELHDTTIQSLIMVLHQLERYLSDNQELNIMHMRFIINIQDSIKTILQEVRHLSQNLRPSIIDHLGLLPAIEFLLQTLEISSSIKTILHIEGKSRPLNKDMELIVFRIIQEALSNVKRHSEANLVEVTIKFEEDIRFYIADNGKGIEDSATSMLDFMQQGKLGLAGMSERAKLLGGDMKIVSSADKGTTIEICIPEGPTPNLRTY from the coding sequence GTGAGAGGTGTGAGCGGCCATGGGATAACTGATAAAAATGTTAGTATTTTTGTAGAACGGGTAACCAGAGCTCAAGAAGATGAACGGCTCAGAATATCACGTGAGCTACACGACACCACCATTCAGTCCCTTATAATGGTTCTTCATCAATTGGAAAGATATTTATCGGACAATCAGGAATTAAACATTATGCACATGCGGTTTATAATAAATATTCAAGACTCAATAAAAACAATACTGCAGGAGGTTCGCCATCTTAGTCAAAATTTACGACCATCTATTATCGACCATTTGGGCCTGCTGCCTGCTATAGAATTTTTATTGCAGACATTGGAAATCAGTTCGTCAATAAAAACTATTTTACACATTGAAGGAAAGAGCAGACCCTTAAATAAAGATATGGAGCTAATTGTCTTTCGTATCATTCAGGAGGCCTTAAGTAATGTTAAACGGCACTCTGAAGCTAATTTAGTGGAAGTCACCATAAAGTTTGAAGAAGATATCAGGTTTTATATAGCGGACAACGGGAAAGGGATTGAAGATTCAGCTACATCTATGCTGGATTTTATGCAACAGGGGAAACTGGGACTGGCTGGCATGTCGGAAAGGGCAAAACTTCTGGGAGGGGATATGAAAATTGTTTCCTCAGCGGACAAAGGTACCACTATTGAAATATGTATTCCGGAAGGTCCCACTCCTAACCTTCGCACCTATTAA
- a CDS encoding IS110 family transposase, translating into MALKIVYQVCCGIDVHKTFVVACIATTNKGVTTYKSHRFSTYTKGLQELSQWLCKNDCKDVCMESTGKYWIPVFNVLEDSCNIVLAHPKYVKAIRGKKTDKKDAKWIADLFKHDLVAGSFMPPLAIRQLRDLMRYRFKLTNFMSSEKNRLQNSLTVSNIQLGNVVSDTFGKSSMNIINKLLENPLDNNFDIEPLVHASMKEKLPELELAIDGFITPEQAEKLKVIKRHYKDLESRKADLEKIILSLSEPYTGQIDLILTVPSFKNIFSAIAVISEIGVNMDVFPTAKHLCSWAGLTPTNNESAGKKKSVRISRAGCYIKPLLVQCATAVVKSEKHPEIRNRYLRLKQRRGHKKAIIAIARMLLTAIYNILKKKESYNAELYRKADVLPVSREITVEQAIILARTQGYRIRAAS; encoded by the coding sequence ATGGCTTTAAAGATCGTTTACCAAGTCTGTTGTGGTATTGATGTCCACAAAACCTTCGTAGTTGCTTGTATTGCTACTACCAACAAAGGGGTTACCACCTACAAAAGCCATCGCTTTTCTACTTACACAAAAGGTCTGCAAGAGCTGTCACAGTGGCTTTGTAAAAACGACTGCAAGGATGTTTGCATGGAATCCACAGGAAAGTACTGGATTCCCGTGTTTAATGTTCTTGAAGACTCCTGCAACATCGTCCTAGCTCATCCTAAATACGTCAAAGCTATCCGCGGTAAGAAGACTGACAAAAAAGACGCTAAATGGATTGCTGACCTATTCAAGCATGATCTTGTAGCCGGAAGCTTTATGCCTCCTCTTGCAATCAGGCAGCTTCGTGACCTTATGCGTTACCGCTTTAAACTGACTAACTTTATGTCAAGCGAGAAAAACCGTCTGCAAAATTCTTTAACCGTATCCAATATTCAGCTTGGAAATGTTGTTTCTGATACCTTTGGCAAAAGTTCTATGAACATCATTAACAAGCTTTTGGAGAATCCTTTGGACAATAATTTCGACATAGAACCACTCGTTCACGCTTCTATGAAGGAGAAACTTCCTGAATTAGAACTGGCCATTGACGGTTTTATCACGCCTGAACAAGCTGAAAAACTTAAGGTAATTAAGCGGCACTACAAAGATCTTGAGTCACGAAAAGCTGACCTGGAAAAAATTATCCTTTCTCTTTCGGAGCCCTACACCGGTCAAATTGACCTGATCTTAACTGTTCCGTCCTTTAAGAACATTTTTTCAGCCATCGCAGTGATCTCAGAAATAGGTGTTAATATGGACGTGTTCCCGACAGCTAAGCATCTTTGCTCTTGGGCAGGGCTTACACCTACGAATAACGAAAGTGCTGGAAAGAAAAAATCAGTAAGGATTTCAAGAGCTGGCTGTTATATTAAGCCGCTTCTGGTACAATGTGCAACCGCTGTAGTTAAAAGCGAGAAGCATCCTGAAATCCGCAACCGCTATTTGAGACTTAAGCAACGTCGTGGTCATAAAAAGGCGATTATTGCTATTGCGAGAATGCTTCTTACCGCTATTTACAACATCCTGAAAAAGAAAGAATCGTATAATGCTGAGTTATATAGAAAGGCAGATGTTCTTCCAGTAAGCCGCGAAATCACCGTAGAACAAGCGATTATTTTGGCTAGAACACAAGGTTACCGGATTCGCGCTGCTTCTTGA
- a CDS encoding response regulator transcription factor has translation MDKISIMLADDHVVVRESIRRFLEDEDLFQVVGEAGDGESAVHMAVTLKPRVVIMDIDMPGINGIEATRRIKKLCPECSVLILTAYDYEQYIFALPEVGASGYLLKDVSARELVNAAKAVYRGESVLHPTIAGKLLRRLGSIGKQEPENPDFLTDREKEVLILAAAGLKNKQIAKKLFVSVRTIEAHMSNVYSKLGVTSRTEAMLAAMKKGWINLNELNRRDTEGCSFSVTFG, from the coding sequence GTGGATAAAATATCTATTATGCTGGCAGATGATCATGTTGTAGTAAGGGAGAGCATACGTAGATTTTTAGAGGATGAAGATCTTTTTCAGGTGGTGGGGGAGGCCGGTGACGGTGAAAGCGCGGTGCACATGGCTGTGACCCTAAAACCGAGGGTGGTAATTATGGATATTGATATGCCGGGAATAAACGGCATTGAAGCTACCAGAAGGATTAAAAAGCTTTGCCCTGAATGTTCGGTACTGATTCTAACTGCTTATGATTATGAACAATATATTTTTGCTTTACCGGAGGTGGGGGCCTCCGGGTATCTGTTAAAAGATGTTAGCGCTAGGGAATTGGTTAATGCTGCCAAGGCGGTTTATAGAGGTGAGTCAGTTTTACACCCGACTATAGCCGGTAAGTTGTTAAGACGGTTAGGGTCCATTGGCAAGCAAGAACCGGAAAACCCGGATTTCTTAACTGACAGAGAGAAAGAAGTTCTAATTTTAGCTGCTGCCGGTTTAAAAAATAAGCAGATAGCCAAAAAATTATTTGTAAGTGTTAGAACCATTGAGGCACACATGAGCAATGTTTATTCAAAGTTAGGTGTAACCTCCAGGACAGAAGCAATGTTAGCTGCAATGAAAAAGGGTTGGATTAACCTTAATGAATTGAATCGGAGAGATACAGAGGGATGTTCCTTTTCTGTCACCTTTGGATGA
- a CDS encoding DUF4367 domain-containing protein has product MKDNHLAQRFSMDVDHILESNLPCNTGDTPLEYRELLQLASVLKETDFSSQSQAREKLRLNLASLSSGKNTGKFMKGAMMKTLFKIQRPALVLAAAAVIALFSITLIFPGKLMAMATTAGVNIIKTLGLSDHITVIQVENPSPVSSTPSQKSSPEGEESSKEGSFKAIIRKATEPVGDDVLHYSQLKEAQQATAFKVLCPGYLPSGYTFKEAQGYPGSNEYINLFFSGPGQDIILMQRLMNENTAFELATDTPVESLKINGVKGAWLEPHTLIWEKDGVGYSLYCKGFSKAEAMKVAESIK; this is encoded by the coding sequence ATGAAAGACAATCATCTGGCGCAACGCTTCAGTATGGATGTAGACCATATCCTGGAGAGCAACCTTCCATGCAATACGGGGGATACTCCCCTGGAATACAGGGAACTTTTACAGTTGGCTTCGGTACTGAAAGAAACGGATTTCAGCTCGCAAAGCCAAGCCCGGGAAAAGCTTCGTTTGAACCTGGCAAGCCTTTCCTCCGGTAAAAATACAGGTAAATTTATGAAGGGAGCCATGATGAAGACACTTTTTAAAATACAACGTCCCGCTCTAGTTCTGGCCGCAGCGGCGGTTATCGCCCTCTTTAGCATTACCCTGATTTTCCCAGGCAAACTGATGGCCATGGCCACCACGGCAGGCGTCAACATTATTAAAACATTGGGGCTGAGCGATCACATCACAGTTATACAGGTAGAAAATCCTTCGCCCGTCAGCAGCACGCCAAGCCAGAAGAGTTCCCCGGAGGGAGAAGAGTCATCTAAAGAAGGAAGCTTTAAGGCAATAATTAGAAAAGCAACTGAGCCTGTAGGCGACGACGTGCTTCATTACTCTCAACTGAAGGAAGCCCAACAAGCCACTGCCTTCAAGGTACTTTGTCCCGGTTACTTACCTTCCGGGTATACCTTTAAAGAAGCCCAGGGTTATCCCGGTTCCAATGAATACATCAACCTGTTTTTCAGCGGCCCCGGCCAGGATATTATTCTAATGCAGAGGCTCATGAACGAAAATACGGCCTTTGAACTAGCTACGGATACGCCCGTTGAGTCGTTGAAAATCAACGGGGTAAAAGGAGCCTGGTTGGAACCGCACACTTTGATTTGGGAGAAAGACGGCGTAGGGTACTCCTTGTACTGCAAAGGCTTCAGTAAAGCAGAAGCTATGAAAGTAGCGGAGTCTATTAAGTAA